One genomic window of Microbacterium testaceum StLB037 includes the following:
- the rplD gene encoding 50S ribosomal protein L4: MADSTLALDVVKADGKKAGSVELPADIFDVKTNIPLIHQVVVAQRAAARQGTHSTKRRGEVSGAGRKPFKQKGTGNARQGSIRAPHMTGGGIVHGPKPRDYSQRTPKKMIAAALLGALSDRARGQRLHIVDSFAIEGAPSTKAAAAALKAFGAVKNVLVVIERDDELTIKSVRNLAYVHVLTVGQLNTYDVVVSDDIVFTKAAYDAFVASKSGATEEVSA; encoded by the coding sequence ATGGCTGACTCGACTCTCGCGCTCGACGTCGTGAAGGCCGACGGCAAGAAGGCCGGCTCCGTGGAGCTGCCCGCCGACATCTTCGACGTCAAGACGAACATCCCCCTCATCCACCAGGTCGTCGTGGCGCAGCGCGCCGCGGCTCGCCAGGGCACGCACTCGACCAAGCGTCGTGGCGAGGTCTCGGGTGCCGGCCGCAAGCCCTTCAAGCAGAAGGGCACCGGTAACGCCCGTCAGGGCTCGATCCGCGCGCCGCACATGACCGGTGGTGGCATCGTCCACGGGCCCAAGCCCCGCGACTACAGCCAGCGCACCCCCAAGAAGATGATCGCGGCCGCCCTCCTGGGTGCGCTCAGCGACCGTGCTCGTGGGCAGCGTCTCCACATCGTCGACAGCTTCGCCATCGAGGGTGCGCCCTCGACCAAGGCCGCCGCTGCCGCGCTGAAGGCCTTCGGTGCCGTCAAGAACGTCCTCGTGGTCATCGAGCGTGACGACGAGCTGACGATCAAGAGCGTGCGCAACCTCGCGTACGTCCACGTGCTGACCGTCGGCCAGCTGAACACCTACGACGTGGTCGTCTCCGACGACATCGTCTTCACCAAGGCCGCCTACGACGCCTTCGTCGCGTCGAAGTCGGGCGCCACCGAGGAGGTCTCGGCATGA
- the rplC gene encoding 50S ribosomal protein L3, with protein sequence MADINSKISKGLLGTKLGMTQVWDENGKLVPVTVIEVAPNVVTQLRSLEKDGYNAVQIGYGQIDPRKVNKPLTAHFDAAGVTPRRHLTEVRTADAADYTLGQELTVDGLFEAGQLVDVVGTSKGKGTAGVMKRHNFKGVSASHGAHRNHRKPGSIGASSTPSRVFKGMRMAGRMGGERVTVLNLTVHAVDAEKGLMLVKGAVPGARGRIVYVRNAVKGA encoded by the coding sequence ATGGCTGACATCAACTCCAAGATCTCCAAGGGCCTCCTCGGCACCAAGCTCGGCATGACCCAGGTGTGGGACGAGAACGGCAAGCTCGTTCCCGTCACCGTCATCGAGGTCGCCCCGAACGTCGTGACCCAGCTGCGCTCGCTCGAGAAGGACGGCTACAACGCCGTGCAGATCGGCTACGGCCAGATCGACCCCCGCAAGGTGAACAAGCCCCTGACGGCTCACTTCGACGCTGCCGGTGTCACCCCGCGTCGCCACCTCACCGAGGTGCGGACCGCGGATGCCGCCGACTACACGCTGGGCCAGGAGCTCACCGTGGACGGCCTCTTCGAGGCCGGCCAGCTGGTCGACGTCGTCGGCACCAGCAAGGGCAAGGGCACCGCCGGTGTCATGAAGCGTCACAACTTCAAGGGCGTCTCCGCTTCGCACGGTGCGCACCGCAACCACCGCAAGCCCGGCTCGATCGGCGCCTCGTCGACTCCGAGCCGCGTGTTCAAGGGCATGCGCATGGCCGGCCGTATGGGTGGCGAGCGCGTGACCGTCCTCAACCTCACGGTGCACGCCGTCGACGCCGAGAAGGGTCTGATGCTCGTCAAGGGCGCCGTCCCCGGTGCTCGTGGCCGCATCGTCTACGTCCGCAACGCAGTGAAGGGTGCCTGA
- the rpsJ gene encoding 30S ribosomal protein S10, translating into MAGQKIRIRLKSYDHAGLDSSARKIVDTVTRAGATVVGPVPLPTEKNVVCVIRSPHKYKDSREHFEMRTHKRLIDIIDPTPKAVDSLMRLDLPADVNIEIKL; encoded by the coding sequence ATGGCGGGACAGAAGATCCGCATTCGCCTGAAGTCGTACGACCACGCCGGGCTGGACTCGTCGGCGCGCAAGATCGTCGACACCGTGACCCGTGCCGGCGCCACCGTGGTGGGCCCGGTTCCCCTTCCGACCGAGAAGAACGTCGTGTGCGTCATCCGGTCGCCCCACAAGTACAAGGACAGCCGCGAGCACTTCGAGATGCGCACCCACAAGCGCCTCATCGACATCATCGACCCGACGCCCAAGGCCGTCGACTCGCTGATGCGCCTCGACCTCCCGGCCGATGTCAACATCGAGATCAAGCTCTGA